A segment of the Branchiostoma floridae strain S238N-H82 chromosome 10, Bfl_VNyyK, whole genome shotgun sequence genome:
NNNNNNNNNNNNNNNNNNNNNNNNATTCATACATAATTAATCGCTTTCATATTACAACGATATTAACTTCCTTGTGACGCGGTCATGACTTTGACCGATGATTGGCAGGTGATTATAATTATTGTCGCTCTAATAAGAAATGTTTTCTACATATTTTGCTACATCATGAACTTCATTTGTACACCAGGCCATTTTGACGTCTTTCCAGTAAAACAACATTTATCGGCAGCAAATTTATGAGAagttaacattttgtaaatttcGTTTTTGATTTTCCCATCTCTTTTAACACAATGTCGGGGCTacgtcttgtttttttgttcttgttcatgtatATCGTAATATCATCTTATGTAGCGTGTTATCATGAGCGTATGCTGCATATTCTCTATTGTCATTTAGCCAGATGACGTTAACGAATGAGACAGTGACTGTCTTATTGACCACTTTTTGTCTGCGGGTTGTACCATGCGTAGAGTTAGACGGGGcggacaagtaaaaaaaaagtaatacgTATAGATAACGTTcttatttatatattttaccCACAATGATTTCGACTGTATATACCttttatcattaaaaaatctGATTACATTAGCAGTGTGTCTGTTACTTTCAAATTGACATACATTTATGACttaacaaatgtacaaaatttagaTATTTATATACGTTATAAACAACTTGTCTCAATCATGTGCAATGATATACGATAATAACGTTCGCTTCACTCAGTCGGTGGTTTCTTTGATGGTTATAGAAACCGACCATGCCTAATGACACTGTATACGCTGAGGGAAAGAGGGCCATTAACGTTAACCCTTACGTCACGACATGTAATATCTTGTCGCAGTGTATTTCGGTATTACATGCAATGATTCCATATCAAAACCATAACAATAGACGTCAGTGACATTAATTGCTGCCTGATTGTGAATTGTCATGCCACGATATCACAGAATGTCTTTGTGAGAAAAATATAACGGTGTTGAGATGAAGGGGAGTTTAGGAAGGGCATAGACGGAATCCTAGCCTTGGTTGTAACCGTTGGTTCAATCTTTTTGCTTACTAAGGACGTTGCCCAGGTTATCAGATACCACGTTATAGAGTTGAACGTTTGGacctgtgacgtcagcaattggtcataAGTGCCAGGAAATCCATACCATCCACCGTCTCTGTTAAGCAATGGATTCATATTCATGACAGCAAACAAGCAACGTTGCAAAAACGTCCTAGATTATCAACCAACACGAAACGTACACCAACACAAAGCACATTCTATATCTTGTATGAAGTATGATGTTTAGATAGTAGGAAGAAAAGTTCATTATATACCACAGAAGAGTGAGAGGAGATGACTCTGGATCGTCAGCACGTAGAACACACCCCCGACAGCCGCCGTGCCCAACACCGAGTTGTATGCGCATGCGCCTGAGTAGACCCAATGTAGGGGTACGCCAAGAATGAGAGCTGAAGAGACAAACAGACATGATCGTTGTCAGCCATATTTGTTGACATAAGATCAAAATCAAATCTGTCTTCTCTATTGAAAGCTAAATGACCGAAAAAATAGTTTACAAAGCCCTAACACAAATTAGAAAGAGTACCCAAACGaaccaaaatatcaaaatgaccagaacgaacggacacggactatgaacactaGGCTTTCGCactaatgttttgtaccatgtatatgaagtgatatatgttgatagatttattagtacTCGATGTAatctatatctctgttatatattaTCTCCCACGAATCCTCGACGACGGGGAAAGAGCCATtattacctccctcatgacctcaatgaaaagcggcctgcaggccgatttgagcttctcatgaataaagaaaggttcaaacaaacaagcaccCGAACCTACCCGTGCCAATGCCGATGACAGCGCCCATGACGCAATGATAGAACACCATGGGTGACGACACCAGGATACCAGCGGATATGAGACCTCCAGCGACCGCCTCACCACACCCATAGCACTGTCCAATACCTATCGGCACTGCTTGGAGTACCTGTGCAACGACATTATCATGATTGTCTTTATATGGTTTAGGTTAGCTATATGGCGCCTTCACATGCGTCGTAGGTCGTCAtatgtcgtacgatttttatgtcGTACTATTTCctagcaggctgtgacagaaccaactacCGACAAGTATCTAAAACAGCCTTATCCGTAACACAACTGCGTTTTGTGCGACACATGCACTATTAACCCGTCAATGCACAGATTGATTTGTGATCGTACGATAACCGTACGACAAATGTAATATGGCCCCAAAAAGAAGCAGGTATGGGCTTGTGGGATTTGTAACGTCTGTAGGGAAACACAATAACGGTTCTCCGAACGAACCTTGATCCAGTCTATCTGATCTGCAGTTGTCAGGTTAGCTGTCTGGTTAGGTAGCAGCTGCTGTTCATCTACCAGGTATAGCCGCGGATAGCTGTCTCGAGTTCCCGCCGCTGTGGTGTAGACAAGAACAGCCACGTTGAAGGCAAGGTTGAGAGAAGGCAGCTCCATTTTCCCCAGGATTCCCGACAGGCCACTGTTTATAAACGTACTGGGGAACATGAAAAATGTCACGTTAGGTTGGGTGGGGTCATATTGGCTAtccccctgaggcgtcgccaaacaTATGATATGTAACGTgcaatacacacaaacattaaaCGCTTGCAATAAACAGCCACGTTGAAGGCAGGGTTTAGCGAATGCAGCTCCAACTTTCCCAGGATTCCCGACAGACCACTGTTCATAAACGTACTGAAGAACATAAAAATGTCACGTTAGGTAGGGTGGGGTCATATCGGCTAtccctgaggcgtcaccaaaaacgTGAACTGTCACATGAAGCTTTTTCATGCAAGACAGGGCTTAAATGTGTCATTTAGACACAACACAATAGACACAACCATCAAACGTTTGGAATCGTGCTGCTCCGTTACCTCATGATTGCCATGACGATGACGGGAACAACGGTCAGCCCGTGCCAGTCGGGGTCCGGGGACAGGGCGGCCAGCAGGAGTCCGGTCAGCAGGCCGTTAAACCCGCCACCTCCACTCTCTACACAACCTTTACCCTAGAagtcaagaaaaaatacaaaagacTATGATTATCTGTTTTCCTTCCTTTATTTCATTATCAATTGAGATTACCAGCTTGGAGTACGGAAGGAATGACAGAACGGGTAACTatcatattttcgccatgtcaaCCCGGGGATCGAACAATAAGGTTTgaaccacacacacactttacGACATGTGTGTTGGAAACTTTAACGTGCTCTGGGTATGGCTTTCCTAAAACAGGAGGCCCTGTGCTTTAGATTCAACTGCCCTAACCTTAAGACCACATTTCTGGCGTTGGTCCAGCGGTGAAGCCAGTAAATGTCTTGGTcatatttcaaaaccggggcccggccgggcagtatGTTTGTGGAAAAAATGGAGGATataaaagagaacaaaacacgTAAAACGTAAAACATAGTTAATCATGAACACAATTAGTGCATGTTtctatatacaaacatgtatttttcGTTTCGGCGAACAGCcctgccgggccccgggttgaaAATGTGACCTGAGCAAAAGCAGTACTACGATCGACGTCCTTCCGTTGATTTAATCCCTTGAACTATACACGAATGCCCCCATGTACCTGGCGGAAGATGACTGCTGTGAGTGTGGAGAAGAACAGTCCGACTAGTCCACACAGTCCCATCCATGGACTCTCCACCATCAGTCCACTGATGACCAGCAGGCCCCCCAGGGGGTTACTGAGGAGCGGAAAGAAAGATAGTTACGAAGGAGGCCTGCATTAGTGGAGTTGATAATGGCAAAGTATGCGATTACGTGATAGCTATCACTCGATATACAGAATATCCCCGTAACTACCCTTGcagaagaaaaagaggaagaaaaagagTGGGAGAGAGACGCCCAAACGATAACGTTTCATTAGCGACGAACCTACTCAGGAACATCTAGCTGGCAGTTCTTACGTTATACTGACaaaaatatgtggaaacacatACGCACAGATAGttagagagggggagagagagaaagtggGAGAAAACGAAAGAGAAGGTAAAGACACACctaaaacaatacctctattttcatggagataacaacaCTAACCTACCTCAGGAACAGTGGCTGTGTGGCGCCCCTCACGTACCAGTCCACGAACCGTACCGGGACAGGCTTCCCCGCCAGCCACACTCTCAGCGGCCTCATGTCGCCACAGACGTAACGGGCAAACACACATCTGGACTCCTCTGCGGGCACGTTTATATTCTCTTCCACATCCACTGCTGCCATCAAACCGTGTGTTACGGCACCAAAACTCGGAATGCACTTGACTTGCTTATCCAAAAGCACGTATGTGCGTGATAGAGAATATTTCTTCCAGTGGCAGTAGTCTTAACAAATCATCCTTGTACACGCCAAAATGTCTTGTTTTTGGTCAGCAGGGAATGACAGTTTTTACTGGGATTAGCGGCTTCACTATGAGTTTCCTGTATGGTAATTAGGTCATAAATGGATCAAATCAAGCGACAGCGGCACGAAAATGCTTTATCTTCTTTGAAGCGCTTTTAACTCTGAAAAAACCAATAACACAGAGATCATCTCACAGTGGGGATCAGCGATCATCAGCACGTGTTGCGTCTGGTTTTgacatttgtctttttttatatacattgcCTTCTGTAAGAAGCACAACATCTGTGTTAGACAGACTAGTTAACGTTCATGACATTTCGTCTCTGTTCtgatatatacaaatgtatgacaaaCAACGGCTCTAATTCAATTCCTCCCAAATAGTGTGGAAAAAGAATGGAAGGTTTTAACTTTATGTCCGTACAAAAAGATAGTTTCCTGAATAAAATGGCGCTGGCGTATGCTTATTTCTTTTTTGACTTTCTGTAATTTTCTTAAACGCAAGAATAAGAAATTGGTTTTAAATATGTGGACTGCTTTGACAGTATGGCTTGACAATGCATGCAAGAGCACGCGTGTGCTTCAAAACGAGTTGGAATGAACAGGCATAGTGTCCTGagtgttgttcagcaccaaggacatgaatAGTATGGTAAAACAAGAAGCTATTTTAAGTATGCGCTTTGTCTGTGAGCGCTTCGTGTAAGAGGGATGATGATATCAATAGGACTGTTAGCATGAAAAATGCGCAAATCCTTTGTCTAATCACGATGTGTATTCAAAACCATATCAACAAGTCAAGATAAGAAGAAATCATTTCCAACAAGTGTCGCTGATTACCCTATTGTCCATTGGTAACGAATATGCGTTATTATTGTACTTTGTAGTGCAACTTGTAAATAGATCTTGGATGTTCCATTGActtgtgtattgtgtatatattatgtattgacTGCTCCTTTTTATGCAGTGTGTATATCTTGATGGCATGGCTgatgactgtttttaattgacatgtatgtaaattatgaccactgtatgtactagtatgttgtctgtatgaagtccaggaagattagtggcgtgccctagggcacgtcactaatgggTTTTcgaataaagtctcaaagtctcaaaatTCTAAAGTGGACTAACTGGGCTTAACTAATCCAGAAGCCTTTATGAATATTCATTATCTTTTTCTTTAATGTCAAACAAGCCTAAAtgtttgaatacatgtacatcctgaTTTTTTAGCATTCTGTTAGTAATATAGATCATATAATAGCAACAAGTAGTATATACATTAAAGAAATGTTGATGTCACTCTCAGTTCTTTTTACCACACCACATTCAGCGATGCTGCGTTCTGAAAGATTCTGATGAGTTAAGTTTGTTTAACAGTCGTTTTTTCTTACGTGGTGTGTATCTGTCTATTGTTAACGTCTTTAGGTATAAAGTTTCTAAAACATTGTGATAATTCCACGCTATTTAACCACAGTGGCTTACATCTCAGACATCTGCTTTTGGAAATAGCTTTTCTTGATGGTTCAACAGCTTTGTTTTTAGCGTTCGTGTCTTGTTCAGAACATGCTAGTAGTTTTATTACAGCACAAAACGGAAGATTTCCTCTCTACTTAATTAAAGCTCATTTCTGTGTCTGAAACTGAGAGGATGGCACGAACTAAAGTGGACAAAAAACGCAATATCCTAACCGGTAGATGCCTGGTAATCTAGTTAATGATTATAGGGTAAATGGGTAAATCGTCGATTTTACTAAAATAGTATTGTAGCTAGGGCAGCACAACAAAGTGTTCCAGTaagttgtacaaaaatgtaggtcatttctTTGTCAAAGTGTCTACTGGTCTGACATAATTTTGCCCAGCCTACCTTAGCCTATCACACAGAAACAGTGCGCCAAAAAACAAGGCAAGTTCGAAAAACATTGTATATACCCCAAAGAAAGGTGTACATGCTCCACTTGCTTGTGGTTCTTCGCACTTTGATGCGTTCACCAGTTTTGGAAAATATTCGTTCCAAAATGCATTGCGCTTGGCGAACAGGAAGTTCCTGGGGACGAGTGAACTGTTTATCTCCAAATAAGGACGTGATGTGGTCTGGTACTGCTCCCATATCACCCCAGCAACGGCAGAAGGTGTGGGGTTCCTTATGACGGGAAATATTAGATGTGGATTATAGAAAGATCAGAAATGAGAACATAAAATTGACGtactaatacaaaatgtacttgcttGGTTACAATGTTATGATGACCCTAGGTCTGTTAAGCTAGCGGCTAGTTCGatacaatctccaagcagtacTCCTagggtagcataagatagtatcaaaagctggcagaggagtgaagccggcctaggagtgtattTGGCTACCGGATGACTCCCTATGGCCAGCTGTACTCTTtagccagttttgatactatcttatgccactggtaaatctgacTGGAGATCGTATTGATATAGAATAAACCATTACAATAAGTTCAATAAAAGACCCCTTTTCAAACTCATCCGCCATTGCAAAGTCTGCTCTTACGAGAAAACAATTTGGCGGGAACGTTCGAGATTTGTACAAAAACGCGGCAACTGGTCTATTTGCTTGACTACATTTGCCAGCCACAAAAAGGTTCTAACTCACCCATCCCGTGCAAAGTTGGTCCACAGTGTGAGCATGTTGTCCCGGACAGTATTGTCCACATCTGTGTAGACGGGGGGCCTGTAGGGCTCAATACCGCGCGGGCCGAACAGGAACGGCAGGTCCACCGTGTGGATAGCACCTGAAGGAGTTATAAACATAGTTACGATAAACACTCACTGAGCGAAAGAGAAAGGGATTTTCCTCCACTTTTGGACCAATATCCCCATATTCATGTtcggcctacgtcacatttccaaaccggggcccgaacgggcagcttttgggaaagAAAAGTATATACaggacaccaaactacacaagacgtaaagagattAGTGGTGGGTATATTTAATTTACTTgcgtatttctatttttcgttttcacaaacagcccgaccgggcccggttagtaaatgtgacgttagtctTGGTTTCCACCAGTCTCTGCAGAATTTGGAGTGATTTGAGTCGGAAGTTTTCCTGGAGATTGACTGTTTGTAAAAGGAGATTCGTACAACTCACCAAACCTTTGGGGATGTGGATCGTTCTCAGACCGGTGTGTGAAGTAGTACAGGTAAGTATCCGCTCCTGAGGCGGCGTGCCCGGCAGCTAGCGCGTCCGTGGGCGCATGGTACCCGTAGTTAGCCAGTCTCTGGTAATAAAACGTATGGacacaatacaaatgtactggtATCTCACTTATTTAGCTCTTTCAAAAAGTCTATGTTTCACATTTAGCACTATGTACACTGCACGTTTAGTGAAGTAGATATGTCATATTATGTATCAAGAAGTGCTCCATTATCTTCACCAGCGGTCGTTACCTCAAGGTCAAGGTCCCAGATGACGTCAGGGTCGTCCGGTCGTGCCCAGTCGGTGTATTCCTGCAGCAGGGCGTCAAACATGGCGTccctgttgctatggtaacgcTGAACCCATGCCCGGAGTCTACTGACGAATGTTTCACGGCTGGTTCCGTTCGGAGCATCTGAGGAAATTGAAAGAAATCACCGTGACGTCATCGATACGTACGCCGCCATATTGgtgttttgatttgcatttcaGTATTTTCTGTACACTTCGGGGATCTGAAAATGGAAAAGCTCAACGTAAAAGAGACTAACAGGTTTGCTGATTAATccgttcatttatttattgattttgcTGTTCGGCACGCACAGCCAGAGCTGCCCAGCTAGCCTGTGGCTTTTACAAAGGGCTACCCCTGCTgataaaaacagagacaatacaaaagaaaagaacaggatacttcaataatcaataatcatcaaaaagaacttttacatatacatggtgtAAGATAGCATACATAGTATGTACAATGGAATATACAACAATATTTATCAACAACCGTGAATATTTACAGCAAGAGGACAGGGTCGGTGTATACCGACACTGATCAAAACAAAAACTCGTGTACGTTTTGGATATCTATTAACGATTCACTAAAAATTACATAGACGAACTTACCGTAGATGTTCTCCCGGGGAACTGTCCCTGTCATGAGCGGCACCTTGTAGAAGCGACCCTCCCGCAGGAGCAGTGCCGGGGGTTCGGGGATCACCCCTCCGGGACCGTCCAGGTGGGGCGCCCACACGGAAATCATCGGCGGGCCCTTACATATGACCGAGAAACAAGGGAAACAATGAATACATATAACGCTATATGCCGAAGAAAAAACTAGAGGTGaatagaaacagtctcctgactgccgggaatcgaacccgggcccgCCAGTTCACAAGCCAAACTTAAAGGTCCGGACCCGTTGAACTGGTCAGTCGGTGGctcttgaaccccactgttacacttacagaacggAGGCGTACAATGACTATCTTGTGTGCAAACATACACAACTAGATTTTtgcccctctctctttctccacTACAATCGTTTTTCGTTTTTTTAATTTCGTTGTTTGACTCCTGATCAACTATTTAACTGTCATGTATGTATTAGAatcattatacaaaatgtagatggcCCTCCGTTACCTGTACCCATGTTGTGTAAAAGAGTTCTGCTGGCTTTTCTCTCAGACAGGCGACCATGGTGCTAGAACTCTGAAACGGGAAGATACACTGGTGATTACAAACGTTTGAAAGCCAAATGACCGATTTTGATtgaattgatttgattgataTGAATTCATGGACAACCGGCATCACACCACACTATCGTTATGGAAAACAAAAGTGTCTGACTTATGAACAAAATGTTTTCTAATATGAATTGAAGACTTGGAATTTAACTGAATAAACATACtcattttacacaaccattgctttattcacaacAACCTTTCGGAGACcgactgtcaccttcttcagggcaattctgactggttcacattgtactgcaggacagatgtcgctgctcacagttcagatacGATCACAAACGTAAagcatttacaatgtacagaCTGCTTTATTAGATTGTATTTAGAATGGCATTTAACTGTTGTGTACGCACGTCTGTTGGACAGCCCAGTTTCGTAGCGAGGTCCTTGGCGTAGTCTGCTACCCGGTACGGAGGTAGCAGAACAGCAAACGGGCTCAGCGCCACCCCCACTCATGGCGATCACACGGTGGAACAGGCCTGGAATAGGGTaacaaggaaatacatgtatattgaattaAAGAAGGCCTTTATTTCACATTTTGGCCACATCGGGCTAAGAACATGTATAGGGCAGACATGTTGAAGAGATACAGTCAACAGATACAATATATAAAACTATTGTTAGATAAAtgcaacttctcctcgcttttctgttataatAGGTATAAAGAACAGATATATTTTATGCGAATTTACACTTTCGATGATGATAAAATATAATTTTACgagcaaaaaaaacattttcaacttgAAGAACGAGAATTTGCCTTCTTTATTGAAGACCTTATGAGACGTAAATCTAATACAAGAGAAAGTCTATTATTGGACATTTGGTAGACTGGAATTGTTCTTGGCAAATGGTTTATGAGCCATTCATTGAGTAAagcacaaaagatattttttcaGGTATCTCCCCATTTCCACCATCTAGACCAAAGACAAGGTGACCCTAAATTTAGAGCCATAGCAAATGTAAATATATTGTTTGCCCAAATATTCAGGGTAGTGGTCAACTATTGTATAAACTATATGCTGATATGATAAAAGTGTTGAACCGACCTTCGCTTGCCGGTAAGAACATGTGGAGTGACACACTGGAGCCTCCTGCACTCTGTCCAAATATGGTCACTTTGTCGCGATCGCCCCCGAATGCCCGGATGTTGTCGCGGACCCATCTCATGGCTGCTACCTGGTCCAACAGACCGTTGTTTCCTGGCGCATGCGCGTCTCCTGAACTTAACCATCCTGTAGTATGTTTGATGTAGAACGCACAATTACCATCCACGTACAATTCTAAAATCATGTTTCTGACACAGACGTTCTTTTATGATTCTAAATGATTCTGATACCATGATACTCTTTATATCGTaaatatcaaggaggttgaaaaaagtttttcttttcaaactcCTTAATATCTATATTTGAATTTATATTATTTTGTAAACCATTTTGTCACATAAATTCAATTCGATTTTCTCTTAGTCTGTTACATATTACATTTGTTCACGAAATTTGCTTGCGTCTGTCCTTGTCCAATCTTACGTATCTTTTTTGTAGCGCTGTGATATAAGTACATATAACTGTACGCCACTATGTCTGCGTCTTTGTCAGTTAATACTTCACTTCCAATAAAAATATGCGACAGATATTTGAGAGCCACATTCAAAGCAACGCTTACATATCATGATTATAACGTCAGATGTTTTACATGGGTTTTTGTTTACACAAGGTCTCCCCATAGACACAAAGGTTACTACCAGGTTACGGGTTACAAAGGTTATAGATTTGTTTGCTTGGGTAAAGCGACGCTTGCAGAGGACAGATCAGAATTACTTCAGTCACAAATTAAAGTTCGATATTTAGACATGACGTTCTTTATTCCCATCTCTGTCTCCTTACCTAGCGTCCCTATCCGGTAGTTGATAGAGACCAGTACTCTCCTTACCTAGCGCCCCTATACGGTAGTTGATAGAGACCAGTACTCTCCTTACCTAGCGCCCCTATACGGTAGTTGATAGAGACCAGTACTCTCCTTACCTAGGGCCCCTATCCGGTAGTTGATAGAGACCAGGACCACGCCTCGCCTGGCCAGGAACACGCCCTCGTACTCCTTCCCGGAGCCGAAGCGGTAAGCACCGCCATGGATCCAGATCATCACCGGTAGGGGGGTGGCTGTCTCACTGGCCTGGTACATAAAATGAAAGTTGGACTGTCTTCAACGTGTTCGTTTTCTCGAAGGAGGTTTTGATTTGTTgataaaagcaacaacaacaagatatcAGAAAGAGAAATACAGTTCATTCAATCACCGGGCTCCGTAAGTTTCAACGGTTGAactcacattttcaaaccggggtcCGAAATGTTTGcggaaaggaaaaataaaagtgcTTTTCAAGGAAAATGCACAAATTGTGCTAACGACTACTGTTTTTACATCATGTgcgttttgttgccttttatacatgtattacacttttcgatcccgaaagctgcccgaccgagccccggtttggaaatgtgaccgaaTTAAGGACTACCTAATGTCTGAGGATACAAACTGACCTGAGGAGTGTAGATATCCAAATATAGACAGTCTTCAGAAGTGTTGTTGGCTTCTTCAGGTAAAATGGATAGTACATCTTCGGCGTACTGAGGGCAGGCTGGTCCGAAGGCTGTGGCGTCCCTCTCACCCGTCCAGGGTTGTGCCGGCTCGGGAGGCATGAACCTTCGGTCTCCCGTCGGGGGCTTCGCGAAAGGCACCCCGAGGAAAATGTCGAGCGTAGTGCCGTTGT
Coding sequences within it:
- the LOC118424055 gene encoding urea transporter 2-like, translated to MAAVDVEENINVPAEESRCVFARYVCGDMRPLRVWLAGKPVPVRFVDWYVRGATQPLFLSNPLGGLLVISGLMVESPWMGLCGLVGLFFSTLTAVIFRQGKGCVESGGGGFNGLLTGLLLAALSPDPDWHGLTVVPVIVMAIMSTFINSGLSGILGKMELPSLNLAFNVAVLVYTTAAGTRDSYPRLYLVDEQQLLPNQTANLTTADQIDWIKVLQAVPIGIGQCYGCGEAVAGGLISAGILVSSPMVFYHCVMGAVIGIGTALILGVPLHWVYSGACAYNSVLGTAAVGGVFYVLTIQSHLLSLFCGVFCALLWAGMTDVFAMLNLPVLAFPFCLGTLLFLGATSESRALQKVPLSHVTYPEEHRRRFNRNALVPANPD
- the LOC118424066 gene encoding acetylcholinesterase-like, which produces MVACLREKPAELFYTTWVQGPPMISVWAPHLDGPGGVIPEPPALLLREGRFYKVPLMTGTVPRENIYDAPNGTSRETFVSRLRAWVQRYHSNRDAMFDALLQEYTDWARPDDPDVIWDLDLERLANYGYHAPTDALAAGHAASGADTYLYYFTHRSENDPHPQRFGAIHTVDLPFLFGPRGIEPYRPPVYTDVDNTVRDNMLTLWTNFARDGNPTPSAVAGVIWEQYQTTSRPYLEINSSLVPRNFLFAKRNAFWNEYFPKLVNASKCEEPQASGACTPFFGVYTMFFELALFFGALFLCDRLR